The nucleotide sequence GATTTACGGCCCTCACGATTTACGGTCTATCCTTATTCCCTCCCAAAAACCAAAAAACGACCACCGCCATGCCTACGGCCATAACAGCTCCGGTGATGAAGACCGCCTCTATGCCCCTCGAGGCGAAGATCATCCCGAAAAGGGGCGGACCAAGGGTTTGCCCCAGCCTCAGGGTCATGCTGTTGAGGGACAGGACCGTCGCCCGGCTCCCCTCGGGGGCCCTATCGGTGAGGGCCGTGAGCAGGTTCGGGATGTTGATCCCCTGCCCCACGCCGAAGAGGACCGCGGGGACTATCATGCCGCAACAGTCGGGCGCACGGAGGATGAACAAAAACGCCGATCCGTAAAGGATGAAGGCCGCTGACATGAGGGAGCGGCCGCTGAAGCGGGTCGAGAGCCACCCTGCCCTCGACGAGGTGACAGCCCCGGAGATGGACATGGCGGCCGATATCATTCCTATCGTGAGGGGTGTCGCGCCGTAGCCGGATTCCAGGAAGAAGGGCAGGAAGGTGATGAACCCGCCGAACTGGATCACGAAGACCATCATCGTGATGAAGCGCTGTAAGGGGATTCCTTTGTCGGCAAGTCCCCCAAGGAGAGAGGAGGATGACCCCTCCGTCGGCCTGTTTTTCTCCAGAAACCGTTCACCCTCATCGAGTCCCAGGTATGCCCAGGCCCCCACCGGGATGGCCAGGAGGGCGAGCAGGAAGGGATAGTTCCAGCCGATCATGGCCAGCAGGCCGCCAAAGGCGGGGAAGAGAGCGGCGCCTACCCCGATGACGCTGGTGTTGTAGCCCAGGGCCGCCGGCCTTTCGTCGCCCTTGAAAAGGTCCCCGATCAGGGTCGCGTTCAGGACGTTCAGGGGCGCCGATCCGACTCCCTGTAAAAACCTGAGGAAGACGAGAAGACCAAAGTTGCGAACAAGAAAGCAGGTTCCACCCGCCGCCCCGAAAAGAAAAAGGCACGGGATGAGGACCTTCTTCCTTCCGTAGCGGTCAGAAAGAAGGCCCACGACGGGAGTGAATATAAGTCCCGGAATCGTGAAGGCCGAGATGAGCCACGCCGCGTCCTCCTGGTTGACCCCCAGGGCGCGGATCATCGTCGGGAAAGCAGGTGTGACGCTCGCGACGCCCAGTACCGAGATCAGCGTCACGCCGAAGACAATATTCAGGTTGGGGTCGAATAAAAGAGAGCGACCGACCTTTGTGGCTTCACCTCTCGGTATGGCTCGCGTCCCCCTTTGCCCCTACCAGCGATTTCTATGTACCCTGGCGGGGTCGTATCTTTTGGAGGGTTCCTTTTCCTCGGCGGGATACCCGAGGGAGACTATCGAAAAGGGCGTAACGTCCTCCGGGACACCCAGCAGTGCCCTTACCTTGGAGACAAGGCGCTCCATGGGATATACCCCGAGCCACACCGATCCGACCCCAAGGGCGTGGGCGGCCAGCAGGATGTTCATCGTCGCCGCCGCGCAGTCCTGGGGCCAGAAACGGGTAGACTTGATATTCGTGGTATGGCCGCAAACAACAATTGCAGCGGATGCCTTGTGGAGCATCTTGGAGTAGGGGTGGAACAGCGTAATGGCATGGAGAGTTTCCCTATCATCGATCAAAAGGAACTCCCAGGGCCGTTGGTCGTGGGCGCTCGGCGCACTCATCCCGGCACGGAGCAGGGTCTCCAGGGTTGCCTCCTCGACGGTCCTATCGGTGTATTTCCTGATGCTTCTCCTCGAGAGTATGACTTCGAGGGTCCTGTTCTCCATGGCCGACCTCCCGGGTTTCTTTCATGGTATGGTTGTCACGAGGCAGGTGATCGTGATGTGAATTCTATTCAAGGCCGTGGCCTCGGCCGTCTTGTGGATAGGGGAGTTCATCCGGCGCCTGTGGGGCCCGAGCTGAAATCCCCGTCAAAGCGCAAAAGGGACCCCCGAGATCGGGGGTCCCTTCCTTCATCTTTCCTGGGGAGTCATACCGGTTTCGGGCCAGTGGTCCGGCTCAATCCTGGGGTTGGCAGGGTCCACAATGGAGATGCCCCCCGAAGGAGAACGCTTTGACCGGTAGAGAGCCATATCGGCGTTGACCAGCACGGCTTGTTGGGTTATCCCCGGTATGACCTTGGTCGCTCCCACGGAGATGGCCCCGAATTCGGGGATCACTTCCCCAACGGCCTCGATGATCCTCCTGGCCACCGTCTCGGCCAGGGAGAGGTCACTGCTGTCGAGGACCACCACGAACTGGTTCCCGCCGAAACGGGAGACGACGTCGCCGGATCTAATCGATTCCAATATGGCTTCGGCGGATCTCTTGAGGTAGGCGTCGCCCACCAGGTGACCGTGAACCTGGTATATGTTCTGGTAGTCGTCGAGGTCGATGAAGAGGAGAGCTTTTTCGGTCTCGTTCTCTATGAGCACCCTTAGGAGGTTGTCGCAGTACCTCCTGTTGTAGACCCCCGTGAGGTCGTCCCTGAGGGCCCTGTCCTCGGCATCCCTTTTCGCGGCTATGAGGGAGGAGACGTGGTCCAGGTTCATCCTCAGGATGTCCAGGAAGAAGTAGGCAAAGAGGAGGGAGAAGGAGTAGGTTACTATCACATAGGCCATGGTCTCGTCCAGTTCCCTTGTTCGGAGCACGGGATAGTAGAAGCACAGGGCGTTGTACAGGAGGACCAGGAAAAAGGCGAATCCCTTTGGCTTCAGAAAATAGGGCGCCACCAGGACGCAGAAGAATAGGGTCATAACGTGCCGCAGCAGGAGGATGCTCAAGGGAGTGCCCAGCGCGGTGAAAAAGAGCGGGGAGGAAGACATCAGGAGCAGCCCCGCCAGGGCCGATAACCCCTGGAAGGATCGCTTCCTAGTGGATGGCACGGGCGCAGCCGCGAAGGAGCAGGCAAAAAGGACGAGGGCCAGGGCCAGGTCGACCCGGTCAACGGGGTGATACCCGAAGAGTATGTCGGTGACGAACATCGTGGCGTACCAACCGGAAAGCACGA is from Thermovirga sp. and encodes:
- a CDS encoding GGDEF domain-containing protein; the encoded protein is VLSGWYATMFVTDILFGYHPVDRVDLALALVLFACSFAAAPVPSTRKRSFQGLSALAGLLLMSSSPLFFTALGTPLSILLLRHVMTLFFCVLVAPYFLKPKGFAFFLVLLYNALCFYYPVLRTRELDETMAYVIVTYSFSLLFAYFFLDILRMNLDHVSSLIAAKRDAEDRALRDDLTGVYNRRYCDNLLRVLIENETEKALLFIDLDDYQNIYQVHGHLVGDAYLKRSAEAILESIRSGDVVSRFGGNQFVVVLDSSDLSLAETVARRIIEAVGEVIPEFGAISVGATKVIPGITQQAVLVNADMALYRSKRSPSGGISIVDPANPRIEPDHWPETGMTPQER
- a CDS encoding MFS transporter encodes the protein MTLISVLGVASVTPAFPTMIRALGVNQEDAAWLISAFTIPGLIFTPVVGLLSDRYGRKKVLIPCLFLFGAAGGTCFLVRNFGLLVFLRFLQGVGSAPLNVLNATLIGDLFKGDERPAALGYNTSVIGVGAALFPAFGGLLAMIGWNYPFLLALLAIPVGAWAYLGLDEGERFLEKNRPTEGSSSSLLGGLADKGIPLQRFITMMVFVIQFGGFITFLPFFLESGYGATPLTIGMISAAMSISGAVTSSRAGWLSTRFSGRSLMSAAFILYGSAFLFILRAPDCCGMIVPAVLFGVGQGINIPNLLTALTDRAPEGSRATVLSLNSMTLRLGQTLGPPLFGMIFASRGIEAVFITGAVMAVGMAVVVFWFLGGNKDRP
- a CDS encoding nitroreductase family protein, whose product is MENRTLEVILSRRSIRKYTDRTVEEATLETLLRAGMSAPSAHDQRPWEFLLIDDRETLHAITLFHPYSKMLHKASAAIVVCGHTTNIKSTRFWPQDCAAATMNILLAAHALGVGSVWLGVYPMERLVSKVRALLGVPEDVTPFSIVSLGYPAEEKEPSKRYDPARVHRNRW